A single Rubrivivax gelatinosus IL144 DNA region contains:
- the msrA gene encoding peptide-methionine (S)-S-oxide reductase MsrA produces MAVQTITLGGGCFWCVEAVYELVDGVLGVESGYSNGQLRQPSYELVCEGRTGHAEVVRVRFDDERISLREILEIFFTVHDPTTRDRQGNDVGPQYRSAIYWHTPEQEAVVREVHAEADRALGGRVVTELAPEDNYWPAEAYHQHYFAQHPQQGYCAYVIAPKVEKFRKTFRERVRG; encoded by the coding sequence ATGGCGGTGCAGACGATCACGCTGGGCGGCGGCTGCTTCTGGTGTGTCGAGGCGGTGTACGAACTGGTCGACGGCGTGCTCGGCGTCGAGTCGGGCTACAGCAACGGCCAGCTGCGCCAGCCGAGCTACGAGCTGGTCTGCGAAGGCCGCACCGGCCACGCCGAGGTCGTGCGCGTGCGCTTCGACGACGAGCGCATCTCGCTGCGCGAGATCCTCGAGATCTTCTTCACCGTGCACGACCCGACGACCCGCGACCGCCAGGGCAACGACGTCGGCCCGCAGTACCGCTCGGCGATCTACTGGCACACGCCGGAGCAGGAAGCGGTGGTGCGCGAGGTGCACGCCGAGGCCGACCGGGCGCTGGGCGGGCGGGTCGTCACCGAACTCGCGCCCGAAGACAACTACTGGCCGGCCGAGGCCTATCACCAGCACTACTTCGCGCAGCACCCGCAGCAGGGCTACTGCGCCTACGTCATCGCGCCGAAGGTGGAGAAGTTCCGCAAGACCTTCCGCGAACGCGTGCGCGGCTGA